Genomic window (Megamonas funiformis):
TTAGTAATTATGTATGCAAATCGTCATGCAAAAGTGTCTGATAATGTTAGAGAATGGCTCTATAAGGCACAGATTTTCTTTATGGGTATTATTTTACTTTTATTCTTATATACAGTAGTTGCTTATATATTCGGTTAAAATAAAATATAAAACAAAAAGGCTAGTTAGATATAATCTAACTAGCCTTTTTTATAACCGAATTAATAATTATTTGCTTTAATTTCAAAGAATGCTTTTGGATGAGCACATACAGGACAAATTTCTGGAGCTTCTGTACCTTCATATACATGACCACAGTTTGAACACATCCAAATCATTTTTTCATTGCGTTTGAAAACTTTATCTTCTTGAATATTTGCTAATAATAAATTGTAACGAGCATCATGTTCTTGTTCAATTTTAGCAACCATTTCAAAGAGGTTAGCAATGCGAGTGAAACCTTCTTCACGTGCTACTTTTGCGAATTCTGGATACATAGAAGTCCATTCTTCATGTTCACCAGCAGCTGCTGCTTTTAAGTTTTCTTCAGTAGTACCAATTTTATCTACTAATTTAAACCAAATTTTAGCATGTTCTTTTTCATTTGCAGCTGTTTCTTCAAAAATTTTTGCTATCTGAACATATCCATCTTTTTTGGCTTTAGAT
Coding sequences:
- the rbr gene encoding rubrerythrin; this translates as MDLKGSKTEQNLWTAFAGESQARNKYTFFASKAKKDGYVQIAKIFEETAANEKEHAKIWFKLVDKIGTTEENLKAAAAGEHEEWTSMYPEFAKVAREEGFTRIANLFEMVAKIEQEHDARYNLLLANIQEDKVFKRNEKMIWMCSNCGHVYEGTEAPEICPVCAHPKAFFEIKANNY